A region of Lagenorhynchus albirostris chromosome 20, mLagAlb1.1, whole genome shotgun sequence DNA encodes the following proteins:
- the LOC132510852 gene encoding C-type lectin domain family 10 member A-like isoform X1: protein MSVKYEDLQYLESEGKSQGFTDGLPALETFLQRLLSSTRSFLLSLGLSLLLLVGICVIGSQNSKFQRDLATLRTTFSNFTSNTTAEVQALKSQGEPGGSLQEMITSLKAEVESHKQELQAARSLNDKVLSLESSLENQLQELKAGYSEMLLRVQQLVKNLNSLTCKMAALKSNGSQNNCCPTSWLEHEGSCYWFSSSGKPWPEAEKYCQQEDAYLVVINSREEQDFVQAHIGSSYTWMGLSDLDGVWKWADGTDYETNFKNWKPGQPDDWQGHGLGGGEDCAHFHPDGKWNDDACQRPYHWICEAGLSKGS, encoded by the exons ATGTCAGTGAAGTATGAAGACCTCCAGTACTTGGAGAGTGAAGGGAAAAGCCAGGGGTTTACAGATG GGCTGCCTGCCCTCGAGACCTTCCTGCAGCGGCTCCTCTCCAGCACCCgctccttcctgctctccctgggcctcagcctccTCCTGCTGGTCGGCATCTGTGTGATCGGATCCCAAA ATTCCAAGTTTCAGAGGGACCTGGCAACCCTGAGAACAACTTTCAGCAACTTCACTTCAAACACCACGGCTGAGGTCCAGGCACTGAAATCCCAGGGTGAGCCTG GTGGAAGTTTGCAAGAAATGATAACATCTCTGAAAGCTGAGGTGGAAAGTCACAAGCAGGAACTGCAAGCAG CCCGTAGCTTGAATGACAAGGTGCTTTCTCTGGAGAGCAGCCTGGAGAACCAGCTGCAGGAACTCAAAGCAG GTTATTCCGAAATGCTCTTGCGAGTCCAACAGCTGGTCAAGAACCTGAACTCCCTGACCTGCAAGATGGCTGCTCTCAAGAGCAATG GCTCGCAAAACAACTGCTGTCCTACCAGTTGGCTGGAGCATGAAGGCAGCTGCTACTGGTTCTCTTCCTCGGGGAAGCCCTGGCCCGAGGCTGAGAAGTACTGCCAGCAGGAGGATGCCTACCTGGTGGTCATCAACTCCAGAGAGGAACAG GATTTTGTCCAGGCCCATATAGGCTCCTCCTACACCTGGATGGGCCTCAGTGATCTGGATGGAGTCTGGAAATGGGCGGATGGGACGGACTATGAGACCAACTTCAA GAACTGGAAGCCAGGCCAGCCGGACGACTGGCAAGGGCACGGGCTGGGTGGGGGCGAGGACTGTGCCCACTTCCACCCCGATGGCAAGTGGAATGACGACGCGTGCCAGAGACCCTACCACTGGATCTGCGAGGCTGGGCTGAGCAAGGGCAGCTAG
- the LOC132510852 gene encoding C-type lectin domain family 10 member A-like isoform X2 codes for MSVKYEDLQYLESEGKSQGFTDGLPALETFLQRLLSSTRSFLLSLGLSLLLLVGICVIGSQNSKFQRDLATLRTTFSNFTSNTTAEVQALKSQGGSLQEMITSLKAEVESHKQELQAARSLNDKVLSLESSLENQLQELKAGYSEMLLRVQQLVKNLNSLTCKMAALKSNGSQNNCCPTSWLEHEGSCYWFSSSGKPWPEAEKYCQQEDAYLVVINSREEQDFVQAHIGSSYTWMGLSDLDGVWKWADGTDYETNFKNWKPGQPDDWQGHGLGGGEDCAHFHPDGKWNDDACQRPYHWICEAGLSKGS; via the exons ATGTCAGTGAAGTATGAAGACCTCCAGTACTTGGAGAGTGAAGGGAAAAGCCAGGGGTTTACAGATG GGCTGCCTGCCCTCGAGACCTTCCTGCAGCGGCTCCTCTCCAGCACCCgctccttcctgctctccctgggcctcagcctccTCCTGCTGGTCGGCATCTGTGTGATCGGATCCCAAA ATTCCAAGTTTCAGAGGGACCTGGCAACCCTGAGAACAACTTTCAGCAACTTCACTTCAAACACCACGGCTGAGGTCCAGGCACTGAAATCCCAGG GTGGAAGTTTGCAAGAAATGATAACATCTCTGAAAGCTGAGGTGGAAAGTCACAAGCAGGAACTGCAAGCAG CCCGTAGCTTGAATGACAAGGTGCTTTCTCTGGAGAGCAGCCTGGAGAACCAGCTGCAGGAACTCAAAGCAG GTTATTCCGAAATGCTCTTGCGAGTCCAACAGCTGGTCAAGAACCTGAACTCCCTGACCTGCAAGATGGCTGCTCTCAAGAGCAATG GCTCGCAAAACAACTGCTGTCCTACCAGTTGGCTGGAGCATGAAGGCAGCTGCTACTGGTTCTCTTCCTCGGGGAAGCCCTGGCCCGAGGCTGAGAAGTACTGCCAGCAGGAGGATGCCTACCTGGTGGTCATCAACTCCAGAGAGGAACAG GATTTTGTCCAGGCCCATATAGGCTCCTCCTACACCTGGATGGGCCTCAGTGATCTGGATGGAGTCTGGAAATGGGCGGATGGGACGGACTATGAGACCAACTTCAA GAACTGGAAGCCAGGCCAGCCGGACGACTGGCAAGGGCACGGGCTGGGTGGGGGCGAGGACTGTGCCCACTTCCACCCCGATGGCAAGTGGAATGACGACGCGTGCCAGAGACCCTACCACTGGATCTGCGAGGCTGGGCTGAGCAAGGGCAGCTAG